The following coding sequences lie in one Stigmatopora argus isolate UIUO_Sarg chromosome 5, RoL_Sarg_1.0, whole genome shotgun sequence genomic window:
- the ube2d4 gene encoding ubiquitin-conjugating enzyme E2 D4 isoform X1: MALKRIQKELSDLQRDPPAQCSAGPVGDDLFHWQATIMGPSDSPYQNGVFFLTIHFPTDYPFKPPKVAFTTKIYHPNINSNGSICLDILRSQWSPALTVSKVLLSICSLLCDPNPDDPLVPEIAHTYKADREKYNKLAREWTQKYAM; encoded by the exons ATGGCGTTGAAAAGAATTCAGAAG GAGCTGTCCGACCTGCAACGGGACCCCCCTGCTCAGTGCTCAGCTGGACCAGTTGGAGATGATT tgtTTCATTGGCAGGCAACAATAATGGGTCCG AGTGACAGTCCCTATCAGAATGGCGTGTTTTTCCTTACCATCCACTTCCCCACAGATTATCCATTTAAACCACCCAAA gTTGCATTTACAACAAAAATTTACCACCCTAATATTAACAGCAATGGAAGTATTTGTCTGGATATACTAAGGTCACAGTGGTCACCTGCACTAACAGTATCGAAAG TGTTATTATCAATCTGCTCCCTTCTTTGTGATCCAAACCCTGATGATCCTTTGGTACCAGAGATTGCTCATACATACAAGGCTGACAGGGAAAA GTACAACAAATTAGCAAGGGAATGGACCCAGAAGTATGCAATGTGA
- the ube2d4 gene encoding ubiquitin-conjugating enzyme E2 D4 isoform X3, whose protein sequence is MTAASRMPKLNSSVALSIYGLANVTVRLPKQLSDLQRDPPAQCSAGPVGDDLFHWQATIMGPSDSPYQNGVFFLTIHFPTDYPFKPPKVAFTTKIYHPNINSNGSICLDILRSQWSPALTVSKVLLSICSLLCDPNPDDPLVPEIAHTYKADREKYNKLAREWTQKYAM, encoded by the exons ATGACAGCTGCTAGCCGGATGCCAAAATTGAACTCCAGCGTCGCTCTTTCCATTTATGGGCTGGCAAATGTTACAGTGCGGTTGCCCAAGCAG CTGTCCGACCTGCAACGGGACCCCCCTGCTCAGTGCTCAGCTGGACCAGTTGGAGATGATT tgtTTCATTGGCAGGCAACAATAATGGGTCCG AGTGACAGTCCCTATCAGAATGGCGTGTTTTTCCTTACCATCCACTTCCCCACAGATTATCCATTTAAACCACCCAAA gTTGCATTTACAACAAAAATTTACCACCCTAATATTAACAGCAATGGAAGTATTTGTCTGGATATACTAAGGTCACAGTGGTCACCTGCACTAACAGTATCGAAAG TGTTATTATCAATCTGCTCCCTTCTTTGTGATCCAAACCCTGATGATCCTTTGGTACCAGAGATTGCTCATACATACAAGGCTGACAGGGAAAA GTACAACAAATTAGCAAGGGAATGGACCCAGAAGTATGCAATGTGA
- the ube2d4 gene encoding ubiquitin-conjugating enzyme E2 D4 isoform X2, with the protein MGPSDSPYQNGVFFLTIHFPTDYPFKPPKVAFTTKIYHPNINSNGSICLDILRSQWSPALTVSKVLLSICSLLCDPNPDDPLVPEIAHTYKADREKYNKLAREWTQKYAM; encoded by the exons ATGGGTCCG AGTGACAGTCCCTATCAGAATGGCGTGTTTTTCCTTACCATCCACTTCCCCACAGATTATCCATTTAAACCACCCAAA gTTGCATTTACAACAAAAATTTACCACCCTAATATTAACAGCAATGGAAGTATTTGTCTGGATATACTAAGGTCACAGTGGTCACCTGCACTAACAGTATCGAAAG TGTTATTATCAATCTGCTCCCTTCTTTGTGATCCAAACCCTGATGATCCTTTGGTACCAGAGATTGCTCATACATACAAGGCTGACAGGGAAAA GTACAACAAATTAGCAAGGGAATGGACCCAGAAGTATGCAATGTGA
- the dbnlb gene encoding drebrin-like b isoform X2 — MAVNLSKNGAALTAAYKEVVNEKSDTNWALFTYEGNSNDIRLAEKGDGGLEELVEELNSGKIMYAFCRVEDPNSGLPKYVLINWTGEGVKDARKGLCANHVSSMANFLKGAHVTVNARAEEDVEPEVIMQKVAKASGANYNFHKETSSRFQDSGPQGPVGSVYQKTNAMSEIRKTNKDTFWAQAEKEEERRRQEERRRADEERQHLEKERKDREVKEAVQRDKRDKERAVQIEEQKKYQQQQEAESKEKEKQRWEQQDQMETAQKKAGRPEESVEKANEAASLISQRTTNPRDMFKQRERGMTSDSNVPSGAPPSPQPGRLHSPFLSKNENEQAEPPQRQVSPVPTGPPSPVPVAEEEPVACPTVQEPKNEDPPQVEENNYEVTAEETQDRGVCARALYDYEAADDTEISFDPDEIITGIEMIDEGWWRGYGPNGHFGMFPANYVELV; from the exons ATGGCTGTAAACCTTAGCAAAAACGGGGCCGCGTTAACAGCGGCCTACAAAGAAGTCGTTAATGAAAAATCCGATACCAACTG GGCCTTATTCACTTACGAAGGAAACAGCAATGACATCCGCCTGGCAGAAAAAGGAG ATGGAGGACTGGAGGAACTGGTGGAAGAGTTAAACAGTGGAAAAATCATGTATGCATTCTGTCGGGTCGAAGATCCGAACTCTGGTCTTCCTAAATATGTCCTCATCAACTGG ACGGGGGAAGGAGTCAAAGATGCCAGGAAAGGACTTTGTGCAAATCATGTGAGCTCCATGGCAAACTTTCTTAAG GGGGCCCATGTAACAGTAAATGCCCGTGCCGAGGAGGATGTTGAACCTGAGGTGATCATGCAGAAAGTGGCCAAAGCGTCAGGGGCCAACTATAACTTCCACAAAGAAACCTCCAGCCGCTTCCAAGACAGTGGCCCTCAGGGTCCCGTG GGCTCTGTGTACCAGAAAACCAATGCTATGTCAGAGATCAGAAAGACCAACAAGGACACTTTCTGGGCCCAGGCTGAG AAAGAGGAGGAGAGACGTCGCCAGGAGGAACGGCGCAGGGCAGATGAAGAGCGCCAGCATCTGGAGAAAGAGAGGAAAGATAGGGAAGTCAAAGAGGCAGTACAGAGGGACAAACGGGACAAGGAAAGGGCTGTTCAAATTGAGGAACAAAA GAAGTACCAGCAGCAGCAGGAGGCTGAGagcaaagagaaagagaaacaaCGCTGG GAGCAGCAGGATCAGATGGAGACAGCTCAGAAGAAAGCAGGCAGGCCAGAGGAATCTGTGGAAAAGGCCAAT GAGGCGGCTTCACTCATCTCTCAACGAACCACAAACCCCAGAGACATGTTCAAGCAGAGAGAAAGAGGAATGACAAGTGATTCAAATGTGCCCTCTGGTGCCCCTCCCAGCCCCCAACCAG GGCGCCTGCATAGTCCTTTTCTGTCTAAGAATGAAAACGAGCAGGCTGAACCCCCTCAGCGTCAAGTGTCCCCGGTGCCGACAGGCCCCCCCTCACCTGTCCCTGTTGCAG AGGAAGAGCCAGTTGCATGCCCTACTGTTCAGGAGCCTAAAAATGAGGATCCCCCGcag GTTGAGGAGAACAATTATGAGGTGACTGCTGAGGAGACGCAAGATCGAGGAGTCTGTGCTCGGGCCTTATATGATTATGAGGCtg CCGACGATACAGAAATCTCCTTCGACCCTGATGAAATCATCACCGGGATCGAGATGATAGATGAGGGATGGTGGCGAGGCTACGGGCCCAACGGCCACTTTGGCATGTTTCCGGCCAATTATGTCGAGCTCGTATAA
- the dbnlb gene encoding drebrin-like b isoform X1 — translation MAVNLSKNGAALTAAYKEVVNEKSDTNWALFTYEGNSNDIRLAEKGDGGLEELVEELNSGKIMYAFCRVEDPNSGLPKYVLINWTGEGVKDARKGLCANHVSSMANFLKGAHVTVNARAEEDVEPEVIMQKVAKASGANYNFHKETSSRFQDSGPQGPVGSVYQKTNAMSEIRKTNKDTFWAQAEKEEERRRQEERRRADEERQHLEKERKDREVKEAVQRDKRDKERAVQIEEQKKYQQQQEAESKEKEKQRWEQQDQMETAQKKAGRPEESVEKANEAASLISQRTTNPRDMFKQRERGMTSDSNVPSGAPPSPQPGRLHSPFLSKNENEQAEPPQRQVSPVPTGPPSPVPVAEPDVDDGKSRCEYDEQKAAPEEQLKEEEPVACPTVQEPKNEDPPQVEENNYEVTAEETQDRGVCARALYDYEAADDTEISFDPDEIITGIEMIDEGWWRGYGPNGHFGMFPANYVELV, via the exons ATGGCTGTAAACCTTAGCAAAAACGGGGCCGCGTTAACAGCGGCCTACAAAGAAGTCGTTAATGAAAAATCCGATACCAACTG GGCCTTATTCACTTACGAAGGAAACAGCAATGACATCCGCCTGGCAGAAAAAGGAG ATGGAGGACTGGAGGAACTGGTGGAAGAGTTAAACAGTGGAAAAATCATGTATGCATTCTGTCGGGTCGAAGATCCGAACTCTGGTCTTCCTAAATATGTCCTCATCAACTGG ACGGGGGAAGGAGTCAAAGATGCCAGGAAAGGACTTTGTGCAAATCATGTGAGCTCCATGGCAAACTTTCTTAAG GGGGCCCATGTAACAGTAAATGCCCGTGCCGAGGAGGATGTTGAACCTGAGGTGATCATGCAGAAAGTGGCCAAAGCGTCAGGGGCCAACTATAACTTCCACAAAGAAACCTCCAGCCGCTTCCAAGACAGTGGCCCTCAGGGTCCCGTG GGCTCTGTGTACCAGAAAACCAATGCTATGTCAGAGATCAGAAAGACCAACAAGGACACTTTCTGGGCCCAGGCTGAG AAAGAGGAGGAGAGACGTCGCCAGGAGGAACGGCGCAGGGCAGATGAAGAGCGCCAGCATCTGGAGAAAGAGAGGAAAGATAGGGAAGTCAAAGAGGCAGTACAGAGGGACAAACGGGACAAGGAAAGGGCTGTTCAAATTGAGGAACAAAA GAAGTACCAGCAGCAGCAGGAGGCTGAGagcaaagagaaagagaaacaaCGCTGG GAGCAGCAGGATCAGATGGAGACAGCTCAGAAGAAAGCAGGCAGGCCAGAGGAATCTGTGGAAAAGGCCAAT GAGGCGGCTTCACTCATCTCTCAACGAACCACAAACCCCAGAGACATGTTCAAGCAGAGAGAAAGAGGAATGACAAGTGATTCAAATGTGCCCTCTGGTGCCCCTCCCAGCCCCCAACCAG GGCGCCTGCATAGTCCTTTTCTGTCTAAGAATGAAAACGAGCAGGCTGAACCCCCTCAGCGTCAAGTGTCCCCGGTGCCGACAGGCCCCCCCTCACCTGTCCCTGTTGCAG AGCCCGATGTGGATGATGGAAAGTCTAGGTGTGAGTATGATGAGCAGAAGGCAGCCCCCGAGGAGCAATTGAAAG AGGAAGAGCCAGTTGCATGCCCTACTGTTCAGGAGCCTAAAAATGAGGATCCCCCGcag GTTGAGGAGAACAATTATGAGGTGACTGCTGAGGAGACGCAAGATCGAGGAGTCTGTGCTCGGGCCTTATATGATTATGAGGCtg CCGACGATACAGAAATCTCCTTCGACCCTGATGAAATCATCACCGGGATCGAGATGATAGATGAGGGATGGTGGCGAGGCTACGGGCCCAACGGCCACTTTGGCATGTTTCCGGCCAATTATGTCGAGCTCGTATAA
- the dbnlb gene encoding drebrin-like b isoform X3, which produces MAVNLSKNGAALTAAYKEVVNEKSDTNWALFTYEGNSNDIRLAEKGDGGLEELVEELNSGKIMYAFCRVEDPNSGLPKYVLINWTGEGVKDARKGLCANHVSSMANFLKGAHVTVNARAEEDVEPEVIMQKVAKASGANYNFHKETSSRFQDSGPQGPVGSVYQKTNAMSEIRKTNKDTFWAQAEKEEERRRQEERRRADEERQHLEKERKDREVKEAVQRDKRDKERAVQIEEQKKYQQQQEAESKEKEKQRWEQQDQMETAQKKAGRPEESVEKANEAASLISQRTTNPRDMFKQRERGMTSDSNVPSGAPPSPQPEEEPVACPTVQEPKNEDPPQVEENNYEVTAEETQDRGVCARALYDYEAADDTEISFDPDEIITGIEMIDEGWWRGYGPNGHFGMFPANYVELV; this is translated from the exons ATGGCTGTAAACCTTAGCAAAAACGGGGCCGCGTTAACAGCGGCCTACAAAGAAGTCGTTAATGAAAAATCCGATACCAACTG GGCCTTATTCACTTACGAAGGAAACAGCAATGACATCCGCCTGGCAGAAAAAGGAG ATGGAGGACTGGAGGAACTGGTGGAAGAGTTAAACAGTGGAAAAATCATGTATGCATTCTGTCGGGTCGAAGATCCGAACTCTGGTCTTCCTAAATATGTCCTCATCAACTGG ACGGGGGAAGGAGTCAAAGATGCCAGGAAAGGACTTTGTGCAAATCATGTGAGCTCCATGGCAAACTTTCTTAAG GGGGCCCATGTAACAGTAAATGCCCGTGCCGAGGAGGATGTTGAACCTGAGGTGATCATGCAGAAAGTGGCCAAAGCGTCAGGGGCCAACTATAACTTCCACAAAGAAACCTCCAGCCGCTTCCAAGACAGTGGCCCTCAGGGTCCCGTG GGCTCTGTGTACCAGAAAACCAATGCTATGTCAGAGATCAGAAAGACCAACAAGGACACTTTCTGGGCCCAGGCTGAG AAAGAGGAGGAGAGACGTCGCCAGGAGGAACGGCGCAGGGCAGATGAAGAGCGCCAGCATCTGGAGAAAGAGAGGAAAGATAGGGAAGTCAAAGAGGCAGTACAGAGGGACAAACGGGACAAGGAAAGGGCTGTTCAAATTGAGGAACAAAA GAAGTACCAGCAGCAGCAGGAGGCTGAGagcaaagagaaagagaaacaaCGCTGG GAGCAGCAGGATCAGATGGAGACAGCTCAGAAGAAAGCAGGCAGGCCAGAGGAATCTGTGGAAAAGGCCAAT GAGGCGGCTTCACTCATCTCTCAACGAACCACAAACCCCAGAGACATGTTCAAGCAGAGAGAAAGAGGAATGACAAGTGATTCAAATGTGCCCTCTGGTGCCCCTCCCAGCCCCCAACCAG AGGAAGAGCCAGTTGCATGCCCTACTGTTCAGGAGCCTAAAAATGAGGATCCCCCGcag GTTGAGGAGAACAATTATGAGGTGACTGCTGAGGAGACGCAAGATCGAGGAGTCTGTGCTCGGGCCTTATATGATTATGAGGCtg CCGACGATACAGAAATCTCCTTCGACCCTGATGAAATCATCACCGGGATCGAGATGATAGATGAGGGATGGTGGCGAGGCTACGGGCCCAACGGCCACTTTGGCATGTTTCCGGCCAATTATGTCGAGCTCGTATAA
- the arid5a gene encoding AT-rich interactive domain-containing protein 5A isoform X1, with protein sequence MLGQVKLQSQKDLVGCRPPKMANEDQSLTVASEEDMETSGEASQPVTELHDNCKDGLRLSSLHIDEKSFVSSLHSFMKERGSPIERIPHLGFKQIDLWMIFKTVEKLGGYNSVTMRRLWKKVYDELGGSPGSTSAATCTRRHYERLVLPYERHLKGEDDQPLPLSKPRKPYKRSSEEKTNKAEWKGKRSKSEKDSERLLSEAALQIKAAMFPSCALWSGTPDRQEPQGPSPPDLYAYSHLLRGPAARPWPGNISSAVGVVISPLEKKKRVAQASLRASPQVEGRDRPSVIRRSTSPASGSHECESSESSPRPLSSSSFSSRSGSPASIASEDDNNSAMNSDLPPNCYLQNNTPMTDLSKDQAVERKNKDQVKPLARDSKFKVPCKGLEHPFRSLTKLKSDRVSSSSSSFTKVPTKSAQLLRPAPIRPSHRIQYLTHNCKYFKDIHPYSWPLETLRAMPAKFLPAQQRLSHEQSHNISGRDSLRRSTSQQPVLLPRMRIPQSQLTYRHFPVSAVHSALVYQNPYPIPLWAHAYTTPSVTSFFTREQM encoded by the exons ATGTTAGGGCAAGTTAAACTCCAGTCACAAAAGGATCTCGTTGGATGTCGTCCTCCAAAGATGG CTAATGAGGACCAGAGTTTGACGGTGGCGAGTGAAGAAGACATGGAGACATCGGGCGAG GCTTCTCAACCAGTCACTGAATTGCATGACAATTGCAAGGATGGGTTGCGACTCAGCTCGCTGCATATTGACGAGAAGTCCTTTGTATCAAGTCTTCACTCCTTCATGAAGGAACGGGGGTCTCCCATTGAAAGAATCCCACATTTGGGCTTCAAGCAGA TTGACCTTTGGATGATCTTCAAAACAGTTGAAAAATTGGGAGGATATAATTCG GTGACAATGCGCCGCCTGTGGAAAAAAGTATACGATGAACTGGGAGGGAGTCCCGGAAGCACCAGTGCTGCAACTTGTACTCGCAGACACTACGAGAG GCTGGTGTTGCCCTATGAAAGACACCTAAAAGGAGAAGATGATCAGCCTCTGCCTCTCAGCAAGCCCAGGAAGCCTTATAAGCGTTCTTCAGAGGAGAAGACCAACAAAGCTGAGTGGAAAGGGAAAAGGAGCAAGTCGGAGAAAGATTCCGAG AGACTGCTTTCGGAGGCTGCTCTTCAGATAAAAGCAGCCATGTTTCCCAGTTGCGCTCTCTGGTCTGGCACCCCCGACAGGCAGGAGCCACAAGGGCCAAGCCCCCCTGACCTTTACGCATATTCCCACCTGCTGCGCGGCCCGGCAGCAAGGCCTTGGCCGGGGAACATCTCCTCAGCAGTCGGAGTGGTCATCTCTCCTCTGGAGAAGAAGAAGCGTGTGGCTCAGGCTAGTCTTCGAGCAAGCCCGCAAGTTGAGGGGAGAGACAGGCCTTCTGTTATCCGCCGCTCCACGTCTCCGGCTTCCGGCAGCCACGAGTGCGAGTCCTCGGAAAGCTCGCCGCGCCCGCTCTCTTCCAGCTCCTTCTCCTCCAGGAGCGGATCCCCAGCCTCCATCGCATCAGAGGATGATAATAACAGTGCAATGAACTCCGACTTGCCGCCTAATTGTTACCTCCAAAATAATACACCAATGACAGATTTGTCAAAAGATCAAGCAGTAGAGCGTAAAAACAAAGATCAAGTCAAGCCCTTAGCTCGTGATAGCAAGTTCAAAGTTCCATGCAAAGGCCTTGAGCATCCTTTTCGTTCACTTACCAAATTGAAATCTGACCGGGTCTCATCGTCTTCCTCCAGTTTCACCAAAGTTCCAACAAAATCTGCACAGCTTTTGCGGCCCGCTCCAATCCGGCCGAGCCACAGGATCCAATATTTGACGCATAACTGCAAATATTTTAAAGACATCCATCCGTACTCCTGGCCTTTGGAAACATTGAGGGCAATGCCAGCAAAGTTTCTTCCCGCCCAGCAGAGGTTAAGCCACGAGCAGTCTCATAACATCTCAGGTAGAGACTCTCTTCGACGGAGCACGTCGCAACAGCCGGTGCTCCTCCCCAGAATGAGAATACCTCAATCCCAGCTCACGTATCGCCATTTTCCTGTCAGCGCAGTTCACTCCGCTCTCGTCTACCAGAACCCCTACCCCATCCCTTTGTGGGCTCATGCTTACACGACCCCCAGCGTGACCTCGTTTTTTACTCGAGAACAAATGTGA
- the arid5a gene encoding AT-rich interactive domain-containing protein 5A isoform X2 has product METSGEASQPVTELHDNCKDGLRLSSLHIDEKSFVSSLHSFMKERGSPIERIPHLGFKQIDLWMIFKTVEKLGGYNSVTMRRLWKKVYDELGGSPGSTSAATCTRRHYERLVLPYERHLKGEDDQPLPLSKPRKPYKRSSEEKTNKAEWKGKRSKSEKDSERLLSEAALQIKAAMFPSCALWSGTPDRQEPQGPSPPDLYAYSHLLRGPAARPWPGNISSAVGVVISPLEKKKRVAQASLRASPQVEGRDRPSVIRRSTSPASGSHECESSESSPRPLSSSSFSSRSGSPASIASEDDNNSAMNSDLPPNCYLQNNTPMTDLSKDQAVERKNKDQVKPLARDSKFKVPCKGLEHPFRSLTKLKSDRVSSSSSSFTKVPTKSAQLLRPAPIRPSHRIQYLTHNCKYFKDIHPYSWPLETLRAMPAKFLPAQQRLSHEQSHNISGRDSLRRSTSQQPVLLPRMRIPQSQLTYRHFPVSAVHSALVYQNPYPIPLWAHAYTTPSVTSFFTREQM; this is encoded by the exons ATGGAGACATCGGGCGAG GCTTCTCAACCAGTCACTGAATTGCATGACAATTGCAAGGATGGGTTGCGACTCAGCTCGCTGCATATTGACGAGAAGTCCTTTGTATCAAGTCTTCACTCCTTCATGAAGGAACGGGGGTCTCCCATTGAAAGAATCCCACATTTGGGCTTCAAGCAGA TTGACCTTTGGATGATCTTCAAAACAGTTGAAAAATTGGGAGGATATAATTCG GTGACAATGCGCCGCCTGTGGAAAAAAGTATACGATGAACTGGGAGGGAGTCCCGGAAGCACCAGTGCTGCAACTTGTACTCGCAGACACTACGAGAG GCTGGTGTTGCCCTATGAAAGACACCTAAAAGGAGAAGATGATCAGCCTCTGCCTCTCAGCAAGCCCAGGAAGCCTTATAAGCGTTCTTCAGAGGAGAAGACCAACAAAGCTGAGTGGAAAGGGAAAAGGAGCAAGTCGGAGAAAGATTCCGAG AGACTGCTTTCGGAGGCTGCTCTTCAGATAAAAGCAGCCATGTTTCCCAGTTGCGCTCTCTGGTCTGGCACCCCCGACAGGCAGGAGCCACAAGGGCCAAGCCCCCCTGACCTTTACGCATATTCCCACCTGCTGCGCGGCCCGGCAGCAAGGCCTTGGCCGGGGAACATCTCCTCAGCAGTCGGAGTGGTCATCTCTCCTCTGGAGAAGAAGAAGCGTGTGGCTCAGGCTAGTCTTCGAGCAAGCCCGCAAGTTGAGGGGAGAGACAGGCCTTCTGTTATCCGCCGCTCCACGTCTCCGGCTTCCGGCAGCCACGAGTGCGAGTCCTCGGAAAGCTCGCCGCGCCCGCTCTCTTCCAGCTCCTTCTCCTCCAGGAGCGGATCCCCAGCCTCCATCGCATCAGAGGATGATAATAACAGTGCAATGAACTCCGACTTGCCGCCTAATTGTTACCTCCAAAATAATACACCAATGACAGATTTGTCAAAAGATCAAGCAGTAGAGCGTAAAAACAAAGATCAAGTCAAGCCCTTAGCTCGTGATAGCAAGTTCAAAGTTCCATGCAAAGGCCTTGAGCATCCTTTTCGTTCACTTACCAAATTGAAATCTGACCGGGTCTCATCGTCTTCCTCCAGTTTCACCAAAGTTCCAACAAAATCTGCACAGCTTTTGCGGCCCGCTCCAATCCGGCCGAGCCACAGGATCCAATATTTGACGCATAACTGCAAATATTTTAAAGACATCCATCCGTACTCCTGGCCTTTGGAAACATTGAGGGCAATGCCAGCAAAGTTTCTTCCCGCCCAGCAGAGGTTAAGCCACGAGCAGTCTCATAACATCTCAGGTAGAGACTCTCTTCGACGGAGCACGTCGCAACAGCCGGTGCTCCTCCCCAGAATGAGAATACCTCAATCCCAGCTCACGTATCGCCATTTTCCTGTCAGCGCAGTTCACTCCGCTCTCGTCTACCAGAACCCCTACCCCATCCCTTTGTGGGCTCATGCTTACACGACCCCCAGCGTGACCTCGTTTTTTACTCGAGAACAAATGTGA
- the gins4 gene encoding DNA replication complex GINS protein SLD5 has protein sequence MSESLFDNDASREECQEDDMTPADLIAKLEEAWLNEKFSPELLPNQSEVVECVMEQLAHMEANLQRVKKGDAKASIHRMEIDRIRFVLCSYLRSRLQKIEKFFPHVLEKEKSRSDGEPSLLSPEEFAFAKEYAANTESHLKSVALSHMPPILQTLDMLKAVPAPCLDSFVFLRVKERQENILVEPETDDQREYVVDLEEGSQHLMRYRTIAPLISSGAAQLI, from the exons ATGTCGGAATCGCTGTTTGACAACGACGCCAGCCGAGAAGAATGTCAAGAGGATGACATGACCCCTGCTGATTTGATCGCCAAACTGGAAGAA GCTTGGCTAAATGAAAAGTTTTCACCGGAGTTGTTGCCCAACCAGTCTGAAGTGGTGGAGTGTGTCATGGAGCAACTCGCACACATG GAAGCAAACCTGCAGAGGGTGAAGAAAGGCGACGCCAAGGCCAGCATCCACCGCATGGAGATTGACCGCATCCGCTTTGTGCTGTGCAGCTACCTGCGTTCGCGTCTTCAGAAG ATTGAAAAGTTCTTTCCTCATGTGCTTGAGAAAGAAAAGTCTCGCAGTGATGGAGAACCATCTCTGCTCTCACCTGAGGAGTTTGCCTTTGCCAAGGA GTATGCTGCAAACACAGAAAGTCACTTAAAGTCGGTGGCACTGAGTCACATGCCCCCCATCCTGCAGACACTTGACATGCTCAAAGCAG TTCCGGCGCCCTGCCTAGACTCCTTTGTGTTCCTGAGGGTGAAAGAGAGACAAGAAAACATTTTAGTGGAGCCCGAAACGGACGATCAGAG AGAATACGTGGTGGATCTTGAAGAGGGCTCTCAGCATCTCATGCGCTATCGAACCATTGCACCACTTATTTCAAGTGGAGCTGCGCAGTTGATTTAA
- the ppp1r3c2b gene encoding protein phosphatase 1 regulatory subunit 3C-B-like — protein MGTLNPSHCTSNMETSGTAFLPLFGLGSMAQSAGLVEIAVRLCLNQRKQLCPHVWVPILKPLRPCLRSALPKHDSAVILNQTLVGFLEELDFDDEDIVAPVKNKRVVFADSKGHSLADVRIFSDEEDHSDLEPLPSLQGLVSPTEASYSCTVSTCCPGTQLTLGFPQPSANFQAFRAKLAENKITLENCTVTEQALRGTVRVQNISFQKDVCVRITFDSWQSYSDEPCTYLEQRFGGPQTDIFEFDIDIPKVLDAKKKIEFCLRYSPIGQRNTFWDNNDGQNYAIEVCVSSHLCPR, from the exons ATGGGTACTCTGAATCCTTCACACTGCACCTCCAACATGGAGACCTCTGGCACAGC TTTCCTACCCCTTTTTGGCCTTGGTTCAATGGCACAGTCAGCGGGACTGGTAGAGATTGCGGTCAGGCTGTGTTTGAACCAACGTAAACAATTGTGTCCTCATGTTTGGGTGCCCATCCTGAAACCTCTGCGACCTTGTCTCCGCTCTGCACTTCCAAAACACGACTCAGCTGTCATCTTGAACCAGACACTGGTAGGTTTCCTTGAAGAATTGGATTTCGATGACGAAGATATTGTGGCCCCAGTCAAGAACAAGCGTGTGGTTTTCGCGGACTCCAAGGGGCACTCTCTGGCAGACGTGCGAATCTTTTCCGACGAAGAAGACCATTCCGACCTGGAACCCCTGCCTTCCCTGCAGGGTCTCGTCAGTCCGACCGAAGCCAGTTACAGCTGCACGGTCAGCACCTGCTGCCCAGGAACACAGCTCACGCTCGGCTTTCCGCAGCCCTCTGCGAATTTCCAAGCCTTTCGTGCCAAGCTTGCTGAGAACAAAATCACCCTGGAGAACTGCACGGTCACCGAGCAAGCCCTCAGAGGCACCGTCCGAGTCCAAAACATCAGCTTCCAAAaagatgtgtgtgtgcgtatcaCCTTTGACTCTTGGCAGAGCTACAGTGATGAGCCCTGCACGTACTTGGAGCAGCGCTTTGGAGGGCCACAAACCGACATCTTTGAGTTTGACATAGACATCCCCAAAGTACtcgatgcaaagaagaaaattgaaTTCTGCTTAAGATATTCACCAATAGGGCAGCGTAATACTTTTTGGGACAACAACGATGGGCAGAACTACGCAATCGAAGTGTGTGTGAGCTCACATCTTTGTCCTAGATAG